The Ooceraea biroi isolate clonal line C1 chromosome 3, Obir_v5.4, whole genome shotgun sequence genome contains the following window.
GCGTGCGAAACGTCtataagatataaaacatatattacGTAATATGACTTGCTTCGGCaagtatatataagtatacaataaataaaataatatttaatattgcattatgtatattacacaACGCAGCATtctaattgttaaaaatattgactATATATACATGAGAAAGTTAACACACggaacaataattatatgctGTTAAATCATTCCATTGCTTATTAAACATTATCATCGTACTATATGCAAATCAGATATACATCATGTTACATTTCTCTAGTATTTTTGGAAAAAGAATTGTGGctatagatataataatactcgAATGATCGGCTGCGCTACGCCAATGAAGAACGATttgctttaaaaattcaaaaacgcTCGAATAGACATGTCGATGATACCCGCATCGATTGTCAAATCGTGCGCACTGACTAAAGATAATATCCTGGGCATTTTCCAAATAAAGGGAttgcaagagagagacagagaggaaaaCGATAAGAGGAAGCCGCTTATAGTCTGTCAAGAATAATCGATCATTTGAAGAAAAATGTCGAGGGGTCGCGTGCTTGGAAAAGGAAAGCCGATTCACATGGGGGATTCGTGGACGGTGAGGTATACTACCATCTAGCTTCCTACATGCTGTAGCTTAGGTTTCTGCTTTGCATTGTTCTACAAATTACATTTGCGTCGCAAAACATGTTTGCAGACGTATACAGTTTCGTAACTACTGTAGTCGCATTAACACGTCACTCGGTATACGTTTTACAACATATTGTCCGTTACGTTGGTGATACATCTTGACTACGAGTGTAAGAATTCTGTAAAAAGaaagtttcatttaaatatattattattttttataaaaataatcatacgtaatatacaaaatgatttaaatagCGAGGCCGAGATTTTATTCATAATCTTTACATACGTTATTATCTTGGACTGTTCCACTATCTTTCTGATATATATTCTGATAGTATCAACCAATTCATCTATTTGCAAAGAAATACTTCTTTCTCAATCATTGGTACGTATAGTTTACGTTACTTTTTAACGCattatataacatgtataGTCTTTGGTTTTAGCTTTATTACatccttttattatattaatttgtttagaGAAAACACACAAAGTAAGAGCTACTTTTactaagatttatttaatttacataaattaccTTTGAcctatgtataataaaaacaatttctaaaCTAATTAGAAGCACAATTATTAGCTCTTTAATACATCGCTAACAAAACTGATACATAAGATGCTGAAGCTTTTATAATCTGCAATAATATTATGCTTATCACACAtacgcaataaaataataagtgaatgcaaattattataaattattaaactttgttTTATGTTGTTCAATATTTGTCTATGATAAAAATTGCGGCATTAAatcatacataattataaatatcttattatgtAACATCTTTAaagtaaatacataaaaatatattttcaacattttcaaaatttttatcttacatTCGCAAATCGCTCTAAGGAAAGATCCATAAATTTTCCGATCGTAATCGTTAATTGGTTTTGCGATCTCATTATCAAGAACAAAATAATTCGACTATCTTGAGGTGTGGATTGATACCAGCTAGAATCGTATGCAGCTTCTCCGATCATTTTGCTCTGCATATAAAAAACTAATTAACAAAAGAGAATCattaaagattataataatcaaattattatcgtGATAATGAAACATGCTAACTTTGGAACTTAGATATTCTCCAGCGAAGCAATATACAAATGCTTCAAAATTCATCACGAAATAAAATGCAAGGATTTTTAATATCGTAAAGAAACTGTTAGACGCACCAATTGACTAGAACATTCAAAAGGCAGATGTaatcataataaaacaattaataaagcaattaaagtttttttaaataaagtgaTAAAAAGTTCtgatattgcgaaaatttttatctaatgtATTATGTTActttcttatattaaaatttatttcaattacttACCGTAACGAGTACAAATCCAACGAAACAGATAATTAAAGTGTCCGATACAAACAAAATCAGTGCAATGCGAGAATAGAGATTTTCAATATCctctgaaaaattaataatattttgatgtttttcaattatcttttttatcattaCCGCACTCGGCTTATATCCGTTTTCTTCTGAAAAAAGAATCTCTGTTAACCACCTACGGAGAATATCAATCTGGCCAGCTAGATGCAGTATctggaaaatgaaattttaattattgtatcaGTTTATAATTGCAACTTGATTATAAATTGTGttctatttaaattacaatatattgtgtatatgcaatattactacatattgaaatattattattactatattattgATACAACGTCACATATTAATTTgagatatttaaaacaatcttAATTTACTCACCAAAACAATTAGTAGAGCGTTTAATGTGCTAACGCCGATGGAACAAAGCAGCAAATAGAGAAATTGTGCGATTAACATTATTGCATAAATTAACTGTGTATCACtatgaaatggaaaattcaTCTTTAGAATAAGTGGTCGCATAGATATGTCAGTTCCTTCGTAGTCACTTGTACTAACAGTGAGAACGCTAATACTGTACACTATTACGGCTATTGAATGGAAACTGAAGACGAAATTAGAGAAATTATGTGACAAAGTAGCATTGCTTATTATCATGTTAAAATCGATACCACTGTTCTTCTTCCAATCTATTGCCATCATTGCCAATATCTTATTAAACGTTCTATAAGCGTGATGttcacaattataatatcaggaaataataattttcctaaTTATGATACCTACTGTCACATGTCTTACCGTTGATTTATCCAAAAGGTAACGAGTTTAATGAATAACAGAGTAAAAGCCAGAGTTGCGCTTAAGCCGTCCATCAAATCGGAGAGATCggcaatatatatatgcgtaataatatactggtattgaaaatattgagCAGTCACAAGTGCAATCGTCCAAAATAATCTACAAAGTGAAACGTACGGCGAGCCCGGCCAGATACCAAACATACGAAGTGGAATTTCTACGGATCGACCGATtgtgcttgtaactttcatgCTTCTATTCTTTCCACTTTTTTAAAACTGTTTATCtagtttatttcttttttttaaatacggtttgcaataaaaatgggCACTGTTATCGAACTATATAAAGTTCATGACTTGCACGATGTGTAACGCGAGACGTATCTGCACGAACTGTATGATTGTgagaaaagattaaaagaaatacataTGGACTGCGAATCCTCTCCGCGGAAATCATTAAGTATTTGCAGCTCTCTACAAATTGTACGTACAATTTCTATGTCTTACCGTTGATTGTAACATTTAGcaaaaaatagcaaaaaattatataagaagCGATGCGCTTCTCAAATCGATAGTCACGCAAGCGATGTATAGTGAGCGATTTCCTTTACAAATTCAGGAGTTCAAGCAAGCATCTAGATGACACGTGAATGCATATCAAATGTTAACGTAAATTGAAGCAATCATAGGAGGGAATTTAATCCTTCGCAAAAATTGCATTTCaggaaaaggaaataaaattgtctatGATAATCGCAATCAAGCGATTTTTATGGTATATGTTAGGGATACGAGGaggtttaaaaaaagattgtacagtttaaatgaatttttaatgttgTTCTTAGGCTACCGTTTTCTCCGATTTACAATGCAATTGAAATGGGAGATATTATCCGTACGGAAAATGTATAATGGCCGAGTGGAAATCGGTGGAAACTTGAAGCAAGGAGAACAACATAAATGAGAAAATCGAAAATTGCTGGCCGCTTCATACGACTTCACTTATGAACTTTGTGCATTTCAAGTAATCGATTTTCCTTCCAAGCGTCTCGAGTTTACTTTCGCTTTCGACGAAAGTGCACATATGTGTATGCAAGTACATGCGCACAAGATAAATGAAACAATAGTAAGAATAATgtaagaattattttcatctattttaatttaggTGCAAGTTTTCTACAATTAACTAACAGCCAATTCTTTATCAGTTAGAAAcacaatatgtacaatatgtagTGTGTTTAGTTTCAGTACATTGCAAGCAGAACCGATATATAAGAGGCCGAAGCTTTTACAATCTGCAATAATGTTACTTTTTATCATAATGAtacggatatatatataaaaagcataaaaacgaaacatacaaaattaattaattctttgtaTCTGTTATGTTTTATGACGATTATGACGATATAtgttaattgttataattattatatacatgtacgcgtgcaattattataaagaagtttaatgaataaattataaatgttagcTTGCTATTCTGAGAAAATAGTATATGTGTCTATAGAAATCGGTGTGCACGTAAAATAAGTACAATAATCTTACATCACTAAATCGCTTTAAAGACATATCCGTAATTTTTCCAATTGTGATGGTTAATTGATTTTGTGATCTCATgatcaaaaataatataatttgagtATCTTTG
Protein-coding sequences here:
- the LOC105277153 gene encoding odorant receptor 13a isoform X1 is translated as MKVTSTIGRSVEIPLRMFGIWPGSPYVSLCRLFWTIALVTAQYFQYQYIITHIYIADLSDLMDGLSATLAFTLLFIKLVTFWINQRTFNKILAMMAIDWKKNSGIDFNMIISNATLSHNFSNFVFSFHSIAVIVYSISVLTVSTSDYEGTDISMRPLILKMNFPFHSDTQLIYAIMLIAQFLYLLLCSIGVSTLNALLIVLILHLAGQIDILRRWLTEILFSEENGYKPSAVMIKKIIEKHQNIINFSEDIENLYSRIALILFVSDTLIICFVGFVLVTSIGASNSFFTILKILAFYFVMNFEAFVYCFAGEYLSSKSKMIGEAAYDSSWYQSTPQDSRIILFLIMRSQNQLTITIGKFMDLSLERFANIIKASASYVSVLLAMY
- the LOC105277153 gene encoding odorant receptor 13a isoform X2; translation: MKVTSTIGRSVEIPLRMFGIWPGSPYVSLCRLFWTIALVTAQYFQYQYIITHIYIADLSDLMDGLSATLAFTLLFIKLVTFWINQRTFNKILAMMAIDWKKNSGIDFNMIISNATLSHNFSNFVFSFHSIAVIVYSISVLTVSTSDYEGTDISMRPLILKMNFPFHSDTQLIYAIMLIAQFLYLLLCSIGVSTLNALLIVLILHLAGQIDILRRWLTEILFSEENGYKPSAVMIKKIIEKHQNIINFSEDIENLYSRIALILFVSDTLIICFVGFVLVTSIGASNSFFTILKILAFYFVMNFEAFVYCFAGEYLSSKFFICRAK